In a single window of the Rhizobium tropici CIAT 899 genome:
- a CDS encoding IS5 family transposase (programmed frameshift) codes for MDIDRLSAEQWSRIEPFVPGGRKGRRGPRSNNRRFVEALVWMARSGGRWRDLPEGYGNYQTVKRRYYRWIEMGVLESLFEALAREADLDWVSIDSTSIRAQPQAAGARRKKGGADAQGLGRSRGGLGTKIHAVVDALGLPVRFVLAPGHRGDVIYGKELLHGLNPSHVIADRAYDAEHFHDTILDAGAVPVIPPRPGRRRPHACNWGLYKERNLVERFFAKLKQFRRVATRYDKLLVNFRGFVIIAAIAIWLK; via the exons ATGGATATCGATAGGCTCAGTGCGGAACAGTGGTCTCGGATCGAGCCGTTTGTGCCGGGAGGACGCAAGGGGCGTCGTGGTCCGCGCTCCAATAACAGGCGGTTCGTCGAGGCGCTGGTCTGGATGGCCCGCTCTGGTGGACGTTGGCGTGATTTACCCGAAGGTTATGGCAACTACCAGACCGTCAAGCGGCGCTATTACCGCTGGATCGAGATGGGTGTCCTCGAAAGTTTGTTCGAGGCGTTAGCGCGAGAAGCGGACCTTGACTGGGTCTCGATCGATTCCACCTCCATCCGTGCCCAGCCTCAAGCCGCTGGCGCCCGGCGAA AAAAGGGGGGAGCGGACGCCCAGGGCCTTGGCCGCTCACGCGGCGGGCTAGGCACCAAGATCCACGCCGTCGTGGATGCTTTGGGGCTACCGGTGCGCTTCGTACTTGCACCGGGACACCGTGGCGATGTGATTTATGGCAAGGAATTGCTCCATGGCCTCAATCCCAGCCACGTCATCGCCGACCGAGCCTATGATGCCGAACACTTCCACGACACCATTCTGGACGCCGGCGCTGTTCCGGTCATTCCACCACGACCCGGGCGACGACGCCCGCATGCCTGCAATTGGGGCCTCTACAAGGAACGCAACCTCGTGGAGCGCTTCTTTGCAAAGCTCAAGCAATTCCGTCGCGTGGCTACCCGATACGACAAACTCCTCGTCAACTTCAGAGGGTTCGTCATCATCGCTGCAATTGCAATCTGGCTCAAATAG
- a CDS encoding patatin-like phospholipase family protein, with translation MLERNTKAAAPTIPEIAAQYDRVALVFQGGGALGAYQAGVYEALAEAGCEPTWLSGVSIGAVNAAIIAGNEPGRRLQRLEQFWQIISGRKIWAYTPEGDFFRDIRNRTSSWMTMTMGQPGFFKPRFPNPWLELPGAEGATSFYDSAELKKTLEMLIDFDVLNDGKKRFSVGAVNVRTGNFVYFDTDNIRIGPEHIMASGALPPALPSIRIEGEYYWDGGIVSNTPLQYLLDQEEDRSSLVFQVDLFSARGVLPRSMPDVLSRHKDIMYSSRTRQNTDNFKRIHGLKMKLLGALKRVPRDQLTAEEEELIADYSDAGVVNIVHLIYQHKNYEGHAKDYEFSGTSMREHWDMGLEDTKRTLRHTEWLLPPFTDDAVAIHDLHREDPA, from the coding sequence GTGCTTGAACGAAACACCAAGGCCGCAGCCCCGACTATTCCGGAAATTGCCGCTCAATATGATCGCGTCGCCCTGGTTTTCCAGGGGGGCGGCGCGCTCGGCGCCTATCAGGCCGGTGTCTACGAGGCGCTTGCCGAAGCGGGATGCGAGCCGACCTGGCTTTCCGGCGTCTCGATCGGCGCGGTCAATGCCGCGATCATCGCCGGCAACGAGCCCGGCCGGCGGCTGCAGCGTCTGGAGCAATTCTGGCAGATCATCTCCGGCCGCAAGATCTGGGCCTATACGCCCGAAGGCGATTTCTTTCGCGATATCCGTAACCGCACCAGCTCGTGGATGACGATGACCATGGGCCAGCCCGGCTTCTTCAAGCCGCGCTTTCCCAATCCCTGGCTGGAGTTGCCGGGCGCGGAAGGCGCGACCAGCTTCTATGATTCGGCGGAGCTGAAGAAGACGCTGGAGATGCTGATCGATTTCGATGTGCTGAACGACGGCAAGAAGCGCTTCAGCGTCGGTGCGGTGAATGTCCGCACCGGCAACTTCGTCTATTTCGACACCGACAATATCCGCATCGGCCCCGAGCACATCATGGCAAGTGGCGCGCTGCCGCCGGCACTCCCGTCCATCCGCATCGAGGGCGAATATTACTGGGACGGCGGCATCGTCTCCAACACGCCGCTGCAATATCTGCTCGATCAGGAAGAAGACCGCAGCTCGCTCGTCTTCCAGGTGGATCTGTTCAGCGCGCGCGGCGTCCTGCCGCGCAGCATGCCGGATGTCCTTTCACGCCATAAAGACATCATGTATTCGAGCCGCACGCGGCAGAACACCGATAATTTCAAGCGCATCCACGGACTGAAGATGAAGCTTCTGGGTGCACTGAAGCGTGTCCCTAGGGATCAGCTGACTGCGGAAGAGGAAGAGCTGATTGCCGATTATTCGGATGCCGGTGTCGTCAACATTGTACATCTGATCTATCAGCACAAGAACTACGAAGGTCACGCCAAGGATTACGAGTTTTCCGGCACTTCGATGCGAGAGCACTGGGATATGGGCCTCGAGGATACGAAGCGGACGCTGCGCCATACCGAATGGCTGTTACCGCCGTTTACCGACGACGCCGTCGCTATCCACGATCTGCACCGGGAAGATCCGGCCTGA
- a CDS encoding acetoacetate decarboxylase, translating to MKVEDILKHAYAMPLTNPSYPPGPYRFFDREYIIITYRTSREALEAVVPAPLEIDEPLVKYEFIRMPDSTGFGDYTETGQVIPVTYRGQKGGYVHSMYLDDDAPITGGREIWGFPKKLASPKIVNEGEVIVGTLHYGSVLCATGTMGYKHKPIDQGPLLSALSEPNFLIKIVPHVDATPRICELVRYYLTDITIKEAWTSPAALDLRPHVMADVARLPVLEVVSAVHFTADLTLGLGEVVHDYLAERR from the coding sequence ATGAAGGTCGAAGACATTCTGAAGCATGCCTATGCGATGCCGCTGACCAATCCCTCCTATCCTCCAGGGCCCTATCGGTTCTTTGATCGCGAATACATCATCATCACCTACCGGACCTCGCGCGAGGCGCTTGAGGCCGTCGTGCCCGCGCCGCTCGAAATCGACGAGCCGCTGGTGAAATACGAATTCATCCGCATGCCCGATTCCACCGGTTTCGGCGATTATACCGAGACCGGACAGGTGATCCCGGTGACCTATCGTGGACAAAAGGGCGGCTATGTCCACTCCATGTATCTGGATGACGATGCGCCGATCACCGGCGGCCGCGAGATCTGGGGTTTTCCGAAGAAGCTTGCCAGCCCGAAGATCGTCAACGAGGGCGAGGTCATCGTCGGCACGCTGCATTATGGCAGCGTCCTTTGCGCCACGGGAACGATGGGTTACAAGCATAAGCCGATCGACCAGGGACCGCTTCTGTCCGCTCTCTCGGAACCCAATTTCCTGATCAAGATCGTGCCGCATGTCGACGCCACCCCGCGCATCTGCGAGCTTGTGCGCTACTATCTGACCGATATCACCATCAAGGAAGCCTGGACTTCGCCGGCCGCCCTCGATCTCAGGCCGCATGTCATGGCCGACGTGGCGCGGCTGCCTGTGCTGGAAGTGGTTTCGGCCGTTCATTTCACGGCCGATCTGACGCTCGGCCTCGGCGAAGTCGTTCACGACTATCTCGCAGAGCGCAGATAG
- a CDS encoding 3-hydroxybutyrate dehydrogenase — MGSLTSKNALVTGSTSGIGLAIARAFAAEGANVTINGLGDADAIEKERAAIEADFGVKCRYSGANMMNGEEVTSMVREAEEAFGSLDILVNNAGIQFVAPIEEFPDDKWEAIIRINLLAAFYAIKAAIPGMKARKWGRIINTSSAHALVASPFKSAYVSAKHGITGLTKTIALEAAQNGVTVNSIAPGYVWTPLVEKQIPETMKARNMTEEQVKHDVLLAAQPTKEFVTVDEVAAIAVFLCGDAAKQITGTTLSVDGGWTAE, encoded by the coding sequence ATGGGTTCGTTGACTTCGAAGAATGCGCTGGTCACCGGTTCGACGAGCGGTATCGGGCTTGCGATCGCCCGTGCCTTTGCCGCTGAAGGCGCGAATGTGACGATCAACGGTCTTGGCGATGCCGATGCAATCGAAAAGGAACGCGCGGCAATCGAAGCCGATTTCGGCGTGAAGTGCCGCTATTCAGGCGCCAATATGATGAATGGCGAGGAAGTGACATCCATGGTGCGCGAAGCCGAGGAAGCCTTCGGCAGCCTCGATATTCTCGTCAACAATGCCGGCATCCAGTTCGTTGCCCCGATCGAGGAATTTCCCGACGACAAGTGGGAAGCAATCATCCGCATCAACCTGCTTGCAGCCTTCTATGCCATCAAGGCTGCCATCCCCGGCATGAAGGCACGCAAATGGGGCCGCATCATCAACACGTCCTCGGCGCATGCCCTTGTCGCCTCGCCTTTCAAGTCTGCCTATGTTTCGGCCAAGCACGGCATTACCGGTCTCACCAAAACGATCGCACTGGAAGCCGCCCAGAACGGCGTGACCGTCAACTCCATCGCGCCCGGCTATGTCTGGACGCCGCTCGTCGAGAAGCAGATCCCCGAGACGATGAAGGCGCGCAATATGACGGAAGAGCAGGTCAAGCATGATGTGCTGCTCGCCGCCCAGCCGACGAAGGAATTCGTGACCGTCGATGAAGTCGCAGCCATCGCCGTCTTCCTTTGCGGCGATGCCGCCAAGCAGATTACCGGCACGACGCTTTCCGTCGATGGCGGCTGGACCGCAGAATAA
- the ppk2 gene encoding polyphosphate kinase 2: MTDETHDPLSRIKDEIVDSFDEELEMQLEEDRLDELVAEGLIGEGEAALDRRVYFRELFRLQHELVRLQDWVQYKKLKVVVLFEGRDSAGKGGAIKRVTQRLNPRVCRVVALPAPTERERHQWYFQRYAAHLPTAGEMVLFDRSWYNRAGVERVMGFCSPEELEEFFRSVPDFERMLVRSGIILLKYWFSITDEEQEFRFNMRIQDPLKQWKLSPMDLQSRVHWEEYTKAKEEMLERTHIPEAPWWVVHAVDKKKARLNCIAHLLGQIPYESVPKPEIVLPERMRNADYHRTPVPPEMYVPEIY; the protein is encoded by the coding sequence ATGACCGATGAAACCCATGACCCGCTCAGCCGCATCAAGGATGAGATCGTCGACAGCTTTGACGAAGAGCTGGAGATGCAGCTTGAAGAGGATCGGCTGGACGAGTTGGTCGCAGAGGGCCTTATCGGCGAAGGCGAAGCGGCGCTCGATCGCCGCGTCTATTTCCGCGAACTCTTCCGCCTTCAGCACGAGCTGGTGCGCCTGCAGGACTGGGTGCAGTACAAGAAGCTGAAGGTCGTCGTACTGTTCGAGGGCCGAGATTCCGCCGGCAAGGGCGGCGCCATCAAGCGTGTCACCCAGCGCCTCAATCCGCGCGTCTGCCGCGTGGTCGCACTACCGGCTCCGACCGAGCGCGAGCGGCACCAGTGGTATTTCCAGCGCTACGCCGCCCACCTGCCGACGGCAGGCGAAATGGTGCTGTTCGATCGCAGCTGGTATAACCGCGCCGGCGTTGAACGCGTCATGGGCTTCTGCTCGCCGGAGGAATTGGAAGAATTCTTCCGCTCCGTGCCGGACTTCGAGCGCATGCTGGTTCGCTCCGGCATCATTCTCCTGAAATATTGGTTCTCGATCACCGACGAGGAGCAGGAATTCCGTTTCAACATGCGCATTCAGGACCCGCTGAAGCAGTGGAAGCTTTCACCGATGGACCTGCAGAGCCGCGTGCATTGGGAAGAATACACCAAGGCCAAGGAAGAGATGCTGGAGCGCACCCATATTCCGGAAGCGCCGTGGTGGGTCGTCCATGCCGTCGACAAGAAGAAAGCGCGCCTAAACTGCATCGCCCATCTTCTGGGCCAGATCCCCTACGAAAGTGTACCGAAGCCGGAGATCGTGCTGCCGGAACGCATGCGCAATGCAGACTATCACCGTACGCCGGTCCCACCGGAAATGTACGTGCCGGAAATTTATTGA
- a CDS encoding class I SAM-dependent methyltransferase gives MKSGVRKFVFRDLQKIDGYIDPPDALVFLSLIEKQRQEKLYGGLAEIGVYYGRSYFLLRKISAPDDNVLAIDLFDIEADGAQYQRFLDNGRSLGIPVDEDLVITGDSTGLDPQAIIDKVGQVRFFSIDGGHLLRHIVADSRLAKSVLADHGIIAFDDTFNPAWPEVTVGVSDFLRRNSDTFAAFCMTKYKTYVCRRDFHEFYRAALGRARHLLPFEHAEMDFLGSKVLRLHDPINRRVAYELLRRLGLGAISEWAYRPA, from the coding sequence TTGAAATCGGGCGTTCGAAAATTTGTATTTCGCGATCTTCAGAAAATCGATGGTTACATCGACCCACCGGATGCGCTTGTCTTCCTGTCGTTGATCGAAAAGCAAAGACAGGAGAAACTTTACGGCGGCCTTGCCGAAATCGGCGTTTATTACGGGCGGTCCTATTTTTTGCTGCGCAAGATCAGTGCACCCGACGACAATGTGCTTGCGATCGATCTTTTCGACATAGAAGCGGATGGTGCGCAATATCAACGCTTCCTCGACAACGGAAGATCACTGGGTATTCCCGTTGATGAGGACCTCGTCATAACAGGCGATAGCACCGGGCTTGATCCGCAGGCCATCATCGACAAGGTTGGGCAGGTCCGCTTTTTCAGTATCGATGGAGGACATTTGCTTCGCCACATCGTTGCCGACAGCCGGTTGGCGAAGAGCGTACTGGCCGATCACGGCATCATTGCCTTCGACGACACCTTCAATCCGGCTTGGCCGGAGGTGACGGTCGGCGTCTCGGATTTTCTGCGCAGAAACAGCGATACCTTTGCCGCCTTCTGCATGACGAAGTATAAGACCTACGTCTGCCGCCGGGATTTTCATGAGTTCTACCGAGCCGCACTTGGCAGGGCACGACATCTCCTGCCGTTCGAGCATGCCGAAATGGATTTTCTTGGCTCGAAGGTCCTCAGGCTGCACGATCCCATCAACCGGAGGGTTGCTTATGAGCTCTTGCGGCGGCTGGGCTTGGGCGCCATATCCGAATGGGCTTATCGCCCGGCCTGA
- a CDS encoding IS3 family transposase (programmed frameshift), with translation MSKYSTSFKQSVVAFYGGGARSLQEVSAYFGIEHSTVRTWVAMHAAHGVDGLVRKFGHYTAEFKLSVLRRMWEDGLSYRRTAALFNLRNKSCLPDWERRYKAGGIDALMPRRRGRPRSMPEPPVLSDKTDAPQSDEAKSREELLAELAYLRMENAYLKKPGSLNAGTTSADKTQAVQALRPLYPFDGLLKLAGLARSTFYYQQKVSSPADRHVALKTRIKAIFEAHKGRYGYRRVTAAIRTLGQTVNHKTVQRLMIEMGLKSLVRPKKYRSYKGQTGRVAPDLLQRQFTAERMHQKWVTDVTEFNIAGQKLFLSPVMDLHNGEIVAFETARRPVFSLVKNMLDKALDQLCNAERPILHSDQGWQYQMPAWGQMLESRNIAQSMSRKGNCLDNAAMESFFATLKSEFFYPNHFDSIESLRDGVEDYIRYYNNDRIRLKLKGLSPVQYRTQPLNQPSQ, from the exons ATGTCGAAATACAGCACGTCGTTCAAGCAGAGTGTTGTGGCGTTTTATGGCGGCGGCGCGCGCAGCCTGCAGGAGGTGAGTGCGTATTTTGGGATCGAGCATTCGACGGTGCGCACATGGGTTGCGATGCACGCGGCGCATGGAGTTGACGGTCTGGTCAGGAAGTTCGGCCACTACACTGCTGAGTTCAAGCTATCGGTTCTGCGCCGGATGTGGGAGGATGGGCTCTCTTACCGTCGGACGGCGGCGTTGTTCAACCTGCGCAATAAGAGTTGCCTGCCGGATTGGGAGCGCCGCTATAAGGCCGGTGGTATTGACGCCCTGATGCCACGTCGTCGAGGAAGGCCCCGATCGATGCCCGAGCCACCTGTGCTGTCCGACAAGACGGATGCCCCGCAGAGCGATGAGGCCAAGAGCCGCGAGGAACTCCTGGCGGAGCTGGCCTATCTGCGTATGGAGAATGCCTATCTAAAAAAAC CTGGAAGCCTTAACGCAGGCACGACAAGCGCCGACAAGACGCAAGCCGTCCAGGCGTTAAGGCCGCTCTATCCATTCGACGGTCTGCTGAAGCTTGCGGGCCTGGCCCGCAGCACGTTCTATTATCAGCAGAAGGTCTCGTCCCCGGCCGATCGGCATGTAGCGCTGAAGACCAGGATCAAAGCGATCTTCGAAGCCCATAAGGGGCGCTATGGCTATCGTCGGGTCACGGCTGCGATCCGCACCCTCGGGCAGACGGTCAATCACAAGACCGTCCAGCGTCTGATGATCGAGATGGGATTGAAGTCCCTGGTCCGGCCGAAGAAGTATCGCTCCTACAAGGGGCAGACGGGACGCGTGGCCCCGGACCTCCTTCAGCGGCAGTTCACCGCCGAGCGTATGCATCAGAAATGGGTGACGGACGTCACCGAGTTCAACATCGCCGGCCAAAAACTCTTCCTCTCGCCGGTCATGGACCTCCACAACGGCGAGATCGTTGCCTTCGAGACGGCTAGGCGGCCTGTCTTCTCGTTGGTCAAGAACATGCTGGACAAGGCCCTGGACCAACTCTGCAATGCCGAGAGGCCGATCCTGCATTCCGATCAGGGATGGCAATATCAGATGCCGGCCTGGGGCCAAATGCTTGAAAGCCGCAACATCGCCCAAAGCATGTCACGCAAAGGCAACTGCCTCGACAATGCCGCCATGGAGAGCTTCTTCGCCACCCTCAAATCCGAGTTCTTTTATCCCAACCACTTCGACAGCATCGAAAGCCTGCGTGATGGTGTCGAGGACTATATCCGATATTACAACAACGATCGCATCAGGCTAAAGCTTAAAGGGCTGAGCCCTGTTCAATACAGGACCCAGCCCTTAAATCAGCCAAGCCAATAA
- a CDS encoding cystathionine gamma-synthase family protein, with product MTAPHPSKTHIGNHPLHPETQMLNYGYDPELSEGAVKPPVFLTSTFVFKSAEDGRDFFNYISGRTEPPAGTGVGLVYSRFNHPNSEIVEDRLAVYEKAENGALFSSGMSAIATTLLTFARPGDAILHSQPLYGGTETLVAKTFLNLGVAAVGFAEGVNEGSVMAAAEEAMAKGRVSVILVETPANPTNSLVDIAVIRRIADAIGRKQGHTPIIACDNTLLGPVFQRPIEHGADISLYSLTKYVGGHSDLIAGAALGSRAIIKQVKALRGAIGTQLDPHSCWMLGRSLETLQIRMERANSNARAVADFLRDHPKVEQIHYLPYIDPSSATGRTFAAQCTGAGSTFSFDIKGGQPASFKFLNALQIFKLAVSLGGTESLASHPATTTHSGVPVDVRHRIGVLESTIRLSIGIEHPDDLIADLAAALDAA from the coding sequence ATGACTGCGCCGCATCCGTCCAAAACGCATATCGGCAACCACCCCCTCCATCCCGAAACACAGATGCTGAATTACGGCTATGACCCTGAGCTCTCCGAGGGCGCGGTCAAGCCGCCTGTTTTCCTGACTTCCACCTTCGTCTTCAAATCTGCCGAGGACGGGCGCGATTTCTTCAATTATATCTCCGGCCGCACCGAGCCGCCGGCAGGCACTGGCGTTGGGCTCGTCTATTCACGCTTCAATCACCCCAACAGCGAAATCGTCGAGGATCGCCTTGCCGTCTATGAAAAGGCGGAAAACGGCGCACTGTTTTCCTCCGGCATGTCGGCGATCGCGACAACGCTTCTCACCTTCGCGCGCCCAGGCGATGCGATCCTGCATTCGCAGCCGCTCTATGGTGGCACGGAAACGCTGGTCGCCAAGACATTCCTCAATCTCGGTGTCGCGGCAGTCGGCTTCGCCGAGGGTGTCAACGAAGGCTCGGTGATGGCAGCTGCCGAGGAGGCCATGGCCAAAGGCCGTGTCTCGGTCATTCTCGTGGAAACGCCCGCTAACCCCACGAACAGCCTCGTCGATATCGCCGTGATCCGCCGCATTGCCGATGCAATCGGCAGAAAGCAGGGACACACGCCGATCATCGCCTGCGACAATACCCTGCTCGGCCCTGTCTTCCAGCGGCCGATCGAACATGGCGCGGATATTTCCCTCTACTCGCTGACCAAATATGTCGGCGGCCATTCCGATCTGATCGCCGGTGCCGCACTCGGCTCCAGAGCCATCATCAAACAGGTGAAGGCATTGCGTGGAGCGATCGGCACCCAGCTCGATCCGCATTCCTGCTGGATGCTCGGCCGATCGCTGGAAACGCTGCAGATCCGCATGGAGCGGGCAAACAGCAACGCACGGGCGGTTGCCGATTTCCTGCGGGACCATCCGAAGGTCGAGCAGATCCACTACCTGCCCTACATCGACCCCTCTTCGGCGACCGGTCGCACGTTCGCCGCCCAGTGCACCGGCGCGGGCTCCACCTTCTCCTTCGACATCAAGGGCGGCCAGCCGGCATCGTTCAAATTCCTGAACGCACTGCAGATCTTCAAGCTCGCCGTCAGCCTCGGCGGCACGGAATCGCTGGCCTCCCATCCTGCCACAACGACACATTCGGGCGTGCCTGTGGATGTACGCCACCGCATCGGTGTGCTGGAATCGACGATCCGCCTGTCGATCGGGATTGAACATCCCGATGATCTGATTGCCGATCTGGCGGCTGCCCTCGACGCCGCTTGA
- a CDS encoding DUF1217 domain-containing protein gives MISTYLGYVSATKDMTSTLAGIAKQATVKSDQQYYDTHIGKVKNVDEFLNDYKLYSYAMKAYGLEDMAYAKAFMKKVLTSDLSNTSSFANKLTDSRYRQFAAAFNFGGTSKNQSAQSDSQKTDTIGLYEQSFANETTLAKKESKFYDTWIDKVSNVDDIVNSSRMTDYILRAHGLSPDNISKTFLKSVLTSDVNDPNSFVNTASNFSSVSVQATYKLIASQFGFNADGTLSGATAQTTQQKEAMISRYDSMVPNLLTPAAATSNDDYYRQAITKVQSLSEITGDNRLFSYIKTAFNLDPKLTPVQFKLVFTNSDYAALTGMTDMVAHFQFASDGTLPAGQPAQTQQAIDDISTKYLTEAKGAKQALFTDAEKHYKTAVGEIKTIADFFAANDIKSKDLPTVEDMALRAFGIGKNEVSRDQLRKILESDPYDSKSYVNSLKDSRFVELAKAYNFDSKGNLRAPVTALSQTSINSLISAYSKSKTFGLTGEMRDKAVKDAKDAATDFSKSIVKIKTVDDLLADKKLTEFILVANNIDPKSVDKATLKKAFTADPEDAKGFLNTQAGQRFKAMVNVFNFDAKGNLTTAKIETGQNKGARLTTNDLYLHQTLESQQGDSNEGVRLALYFQRKAPQVNSVYDIMSDPALYNVIKTTYSLPASMSNMDVTRQAAMLEKLFPVKDLHDAGKVDKLLKRFSAVFDAANGGSTASAASAILTRGAGIGMSADLMLSIAQLKSR, from the coding sequence ATGATTTCGACGTATCTCGGCTATGTGTCCGCGACAAAGGACATGACATCGACGCTGGCGGGCATCGCCAAGCAGGCGACGGTCAAAAGCGATCAACAATATTATGATACGCATATCGGCAAGGTTAAGAATGTCGACGAATTTCTGAACGACTACAAGCTGTACAGCTATGCGATGAAAGCCTATGGCCTGGAGGATATGGCCTACGCCAAAGCTTTTATGAAGAAGGTTCTGACGAGCGATCTCAGCAATACGAGCAGTTTTGCAAACAAGCTGACGGACAGCCGCTATCGGCAATTTGCCGCCGCTTTCAATTTTGGCGGCACGTCGAAAAATCAATCCGCCCAAAGCGATTCTCAGAAGACCGATACGATCGGGCTCTATGAGCAATCCTTCGCCAATGAAACCACCTTGGCCAAGAAGGAAAGTAAGTTCTACGATACCTGGATCGACAAGGTGTCTAATGTCGACGATATCGTCAACAGCAGCAGGATGACGGACTATATTCTGCGGGCGCACGGCTTGAGCCCCGACAATATATCGAAAACGTTCCTGAAGTCGGTTCTGACCAGCGATGTCAACGACCCCAACAGCTTCGTCAACACGGCGAGCAACTTCTCTTCCGTATCGGTCCAGGCGACATATAAGCTGATCGCCTCGCAGTTCGGCTTCAACGCGGATGGAACGCTTTCCGGAGCGACCGCCCAGACAACGCAGCAAAAGGAAGCCATGATCTCGCGCTATGACAGCATGGTCCCGAACCTGCTGACACCGGCTGCGGCCACCAGCAATGACGACTATTATCGCCAGGCAATCACGAAAGTTCAGTCGCTCAGCGAGATCACTGGCGACAACAGGCTGTTTTCCTATATCAAGACGGCATTCAACCTCGATCCCAAGCTCACGCCGGTCCAGTTCAAGCTAGTCTTCACGAATTCCGACTATGCCGCATTGACCGGAATGACGGATATGGTCGCGCACTTCCAGTTCGCATCCGACGGAACGCTGCCGGCCGGTCAGCCGGCACAGACGCAGCAGGCCATCGACGATATCTCGACCAAATATCTGACCGAGGCCAAGGGTGCGAAGCAGGCTCTGTTCACAGACGCCGAGAAACACTACAAGACCGCGGTTGGTGAGATAAAGACGATCGCGGACTTCTTTGCCGCCAACGACATAAAGAGCAAGGATCTTCCCACCGTGGAAGATATGGCGCTCCGCGCCTTTGGCATCGGCAAGAATGAGGTCTCCAGAGATCAGCTGCGCAAGATCCTGGAAAGCGATCCCTATGACAGCAAGAGCTATGTCAACTCGCTGAAAGACAGCAGGTTCGTCGAGCTTGCCAAGGCATATAATTTTGACAGCAAAGGCAATCTGCGGGCACCTGTCACGGCGCTGTCGCAGACTTCGATCAACAGCTTGATCTCAGCCTATTCCAAGTCGAAGACCTTCGGACTGACCGGCGAGATGCGGGACAAGGCGGTCAAGGATGCCAAGGATGCGGCGACCGATTTCAGCAAGTCGATCGTCAAGATCAAGACTGTCGACGATCTCCTGGCCGACAAGAAGCTGACGGAATTTATCCTCGTTGCGAACAATATCGATCCCAAGTCCGTCGACAAGGCTACCTTGAAGAAGGCCTTCACGGCGGATCCCGAGGATGCAAAAGGCTTTTTGAATACGCAGGCAGGCCAGCGCTTCAAGGCGATGGTGAACGTCTTCAACTTCGATGCCAAGGGAAATCTGACGACGGCCAAGATCGAGACGGGACAGAACAAGGGTGCACGCCTTACCACCAACGATCTCTATCTTCATCAGACCCTGGAATCGCAACAGGGCGACTCCAACGAAGGCGTCCGCCTCGCCCTCTATTTCCAGCGCAAGGCGCCGCAGGTCAATTCCGTCTACGATATCATGTCGGATCCTGCGCTCTACAATGTGATCAAGACGACCTATTCGCTGCCCGCATCAATGTCGAACATGGATGTGACCCGCCAGGCGGCGATGTTGGAAAAACTATTTCCCGTCAAGGATCTGCACGATGCTGGGAAGGTGGACAAGCTGCTCAAGCGCTTCTCGGCCGTTTTTGACGCGGCAAATGGCGGGAGTACGGCCTCGGCAGCCTCCGCTATTCTCACACGCGGTGCCGGGATCGGCATGAGCGCGGACCTCATGCTCTCGATTGCCCAGCTCAAATCGCGATAG